One genomic segment of Chlamydiales bacterium includes these proteins:
- a CDS encoding divalent-cation tolerance protein CutA, with amino-acid sequence MIYIFWTCRNKIEAKKIIHGLLDKRLIACASIFPEVESIYRWEGKIEESFEIKVVFKTILKHFDTVQEYIRTECSYEVPEIVQVDISQGNPRYLSWVAEETI; translated from the coding sequence ATGATTTATATTTTTTGGACTTGTCGCAATAAAATAGAGGCTAAAAAAATCATTCATGGCTTACTAGACAAGCGATTAATAGCTTGTGCATCTATTTTTCCTGAAGTGGAATCAATTTATAGATGGGAAGGAAAAATCGAAGAAAGTTTTGAAATCAAAGTCGTATTTAAAACCATATTAAAACATTTTGATACAGTTCAGGAGTATATTCGAACAGAGTGTAGTTATGAGGTTCCAGAAATTGTACAGGTTGATATCTCTCAGGGAAATCCTCGCTATTTATCGTGGGTTGCTGAAGAAACTATTTGA
- a CDS encoding LpxA family transferase, giving the protein MNFESNYFFSLDSYTHKALFDSIDYVWKALLNIDTYFKNYSLGNIEVPIPDGAYLVNKDLISIGQGTIVEPGSYIKGPCIIGKNCSIRHGAYIRGSLIAGDDCVIGHDTEVKHSILLNHAVAGHFAYIGDSILGNHVNLGAGTICANLRLDREQIIVHYEGKKFKTNLKKMGVIIGDHSQTGCNAVTNPGTLMGKSVMCYPCTNFGGFIPTRMFVKPSTTILTTPF; this is encoded by the coding sequence ATGAATTTTGAATCAAATTACTTTTTTTCTTTAGATTCGTATACTCATAAAGCTCTTTTTGATTCTATTGATTATGTCTGGAAGGCGCTTTTAAATATTGATACTTATTTTAAAAATTATTCTTTAGGTAATATTGAGGTACCTATTCCAGATGGAGCTTACCTTGTCAACAAAGATTTAATTAGTATTGGTCAAGGTACAATTGTTGAGCCTGGCTCTTATATAAAAGGACCTTGTATCATCGGAAAAAATTGTAGCATAAGGCATGGGGCATATATAAGAGGATCTTTAATTGCTGGAGATGATTGTGTTATTGGTCATGATACAGAAGTTAAACACTCTATTTTACTAAATCATGCAGTGGCAGGTCATTTTGCTTATATTGGTGATTCTATTCTTGGTAACCATGTAAACTTGGGTGCTGGTACAATATGCGCTAACTTGCGCCTTGATCGTGAGCAAATAATTGTTCATTATGAAGGGAAAAAATTTAAAACAAATTTAAAAAAAATGGGTGTCATCATTGGCGATCATTCACAAACGGGTTGTAATGCCGTTACAAATCCGGGAACTTTGATGGGTAAGAGTGTAATGTGTTATCCTTGTACAAATTTTGGAGGGTTTATTCCAACAAGAATGTTTGTAAAACCATCTACAACCATTTTAACAACACCATTTTAA
- a CDS encoding polyprenyl synthetase family protein: MQPNYSEIFKILDEHKCVVEKKIHDELLTFGADTKLKEACAYALLNGGKRFRPVIVLLCAKAIGKNCDVSDAALAVEFFHTASLIADDFPCMDNDDLRRNKPSLHKAFGEATALLASYALISAGYRSIYKNAVIMKEGAEKAFLLAIENATQNTGILGATGGQFLDLYPPNQDVDTLKEILNKKTVTLFEVAFVLGWIFGGGDLKKISIVKQVAYHWGMAFQIADDLDDIAQDNTQEREVNLASVIGLKPATKLFHEEIFLLKAKMKELSLDTKDFLAMVSALEQSFPRAMP; this comes from the coding sequence ATGCAGCCTAATTATTCTGAAATTTTCAAAATCCTAGATGAACACAAATGTGTTGTTGAAAAAAAAATTCATGATGAATTACTTACTTTTGGCGCGGATACGAAATTAAAAGAAGCTTGTGCTTATGCACTTCTTAATGGTGGAAAGCGCTTTCGTCCGGTAATTGTTTTGCTCTGTGCAAAAGCTATTGGTAAAAATTGTGATGTTTCAGACGCTGCTTTAGCAGTGGAGTTTTTTCATACAGCTTCTTTGATCGCAGATGATTTTCCTTGTATGGACAATGATGATTTAAGACGCAATAAACCTTCATTGCATAAAGCTTTTGGCGAAGCAACTGCTTTACTTGCATCGTATGCTCTTATTTCGGCTGGCTATAGGTCTATCTATAAGAATGCAGTAATAATGAAAGAAGGGGCTGAAAAGGCCTTTCTTTTGGCTATAGAAAATGCAACGCAAAATACAGGTATTTTAGGGGCAACAGGTGGACAATTTCTTGATTTATATCCACCTAATCAAGATGTAGATACTCTTAAAGAAATTTTGAACAAAAAAACCGTAACTCTTTTTGAAGTGGCATTTGTGCTTGGATGGATTTTTGGTGGTGGAGATCTTAAAAAAATTTCTATCGTAAAACAAGTTGCTTATCATTGGGGCATGGCTTTTCAAATAGCTGATGATTTGGATGATATAGCGCAAGATAACACTCAAGAAAGAGAAGTTAATCTAGCTTCTGTTATAGGGCTAAAGCCGGCTACAAAATTGTTTCATGAAGAAATTTTCTTGCTTAAAGCAAAGATGAAGGAACTCTCTTTGGATACAAAAGACTTTTTAGCTATGGTGAGTGCTCTAGAACAAAGTTTTCCTAGGGCGATGCCCTAG